The following coding sequences lie in one Halorarum halophilum genomic window:
- a CDS encoding complex I NDUFA9 subunit family protein, whose protein sequence is MQVLIAGGDGFIGRYLCRELDERGHDVTAMARSPDDADLPDGVETVRGDVTDYDSVRDAPAGADAVVNLVALSPLFTPDGGNEMHDRVHRLGTENLLRAAEEADVGRFVQQSALGADPDGDTHYIRAKGRAEAAVRDSDLPHVITRPSVVFGDGGEFVSFTKRMKGMFAPGLPVYPLPGGGETRFQPIWVGDLVPMLADAVEDDDHLGETYELGGPEVLTLRQITDMVYESEGKSVSVVGLPMGLAKVGLTVLGTLGFPMGPDQYRSLEFDNTTRDNAIGAFDVREADLTTFAEYLGLEGRGGTARRTGTPA, encoded by the coding sequence ATGCAGGTCCTCATCGCGGGCGGCGACGGTTTCATCGGGCGGTACCTCTGCCGGGAACTCGACGAGCGGGGCCACGACGTGACGGCGATGGCCCGCTCGCCGGACGACGCAGACCTCCCGGACGGCGTGGAGACGGTCCGGGGCGACGTGACCGACTACGACTCAGTCCGCGACGCACCCGCGGGCGCGGACGCGGTCGTCAACCTCGTCGCTCTCTCCCCGCTGTTCACGCCCGACGGCGGCAACGAGATGCACGACAGGGTCCACCGACTGGGAACCGAGAACCTCCTGCGGGCGGCCGAGGAGGCCGACGTGGGGCGGTTCGTCCAGCAGTCTGCGCTCGGCGCCGACCCGGACGGCGACACCCACTACATCCGGGCCAAGGGCCGCGCGGAGGCGGCGGTCCGCGACAGCGACCTGCCCCACGTGATCACCCGGCCCTCGGTCGTCTTCGGCGACGGGGGGGAGTTCGTCTCGTTCACGAAGCGCATGAAGGGGATGTTCGCCCCGGGCTTGCCGGTGTACCCGCTGCCGGGCGGCGGGGAGACGCGGTTCCAGCCGATCTGGGTCGGCGACCTCGTGCCCATGCTCGCGGACGCGGTCGAGGACGACGACCACCTCGGGGAGACGTACGAACTGGGCGGCCCCGAGGTGCTCACGCTCCGGCAGATCACCGACATGGTGTACGAGTCCGAGGGGAAGTCCGTCTCCGTCGTCGGCCTCCCCATGGGACTTGCGAAGGTCGGATTGACGGTGCTGGGGACGCTCGGGTTCCCGATGGGGCCCGATCAGTACCGCTCGCTCGAGTTCGACAACACCACGCGCGACAACGCCATCGGGGCGTTCGACGTGCGGGAGGCCGACCTCACGACGTTCGCGGAGTACCTGGGGCTGGAGGGGAGAGGGGGAACGGCTCGACGGACCGGTACGCCGGCGTAA
- a CDS encoding CTP synthase: MPTEETGYDPTLGRKFIFVTGGVMSGLGKGITAASTGRLLANAGFDVTAVKIDPYLNVDAGTMNPYQHGEVYVLKDGGEVDLDLGNYERFLGVDMTSDHNVTTGKTYQHVIDKERAGDYLGKTVQVIPHVTDDIKRRIREAAEGTDVCIVEIGGTVGDIEGMPYLEALRQFAHEEPDDNVLFTHVTLVPYSKNGEQKTKPTQHSVKELRSIGLQPDIVVGRCDDKLDPATKEKIALFGDVPTDAVFSNPDVEDVYHVPLVVEEEGLDEYVMERLGLAGEALPEGERENTWRNLVTRERTGEVDIALVGKYDLEDAYMSVHESLKHAGLERGVDVNVQWVNSDEMLDHHDERLREADGVVVPGGFGSRGTAGKIEAIRYAREHDVPFLGLCLGFQMAVVEHARNVLGLEDAHSAELDPNTAHPVIDLLPEQADEDDMGGTMRLGAHETEILPGTLAHEVYGADVCVERHRHRYEVNPEYIDDLEAGDLAFSGRAGRRMEILERADHPYFLGTQFHPEFRSRPDRASPPFVGLLDAVLERTDPRGGADEEGVTL; encoded by the coding sequence ATGCCGACAGAGGAAACGGGGTACGACCCGACACTGGGTCGCAAATTCATCTTCGTCACCGGCGGTGTCATGTCCGGGCTGGGAAAGGGCATCACGGCCGCGTCTACCGGCCGCCTCCTCGCCAACGCCGGGTTCGACGTGACGGCGGTGAAGATCGACCCCTACCTGAACGTGGACGCGGGGACGATGAACCCGTACCAGCACGGCGAGGTGTACGTACTGAAGGACGGTGGCGAGGTGGACCTCGACCTGGGGAACTACGAGCGCTTCCTCGGGGTCGACATGACCTCCGACCACAACGTCACCACGGGGAAGACGTACCAGCACGTCATCGACAAGGAGCGCGCCGGCGACTACCTCGGGAAGACGGTCCAGGTCATCCCGCACGTCACCGACGACATCAAGCGGCGCATCCGCGAGGCCGCCGAGGGGACCGACGTCTGCATCGTCGAGATCGGCGGCACCGTCGGCGACATCGAGGGGATGCCGTACCTCGAGGCGCTCCGCCAGTTCGCCCACGAGGAGCCCGATGACAACGTCCTCTTCACCCACGTCACACTCGTCCCGTACTCGAAGAACGGCGAGCAGAAGACGAAGCCGACCCAGCACTCGGTCAAGGAGCTCCGGAGCATCGGCCTCCAGCCCGACATCGTCGTCGGGCGCTGTGACGACAAACTCGACCCGGCGACGAAGGAGAAGATCGCCCTGTTCGGCGACGTCCCGACGGACGCGGTGTTCTCGAACCCCGACGTCGAGGACGTGTACCACGTCCCGCTCGTCGTCGAGGAGGAGGGGCTCGACGAGTACGTGATGGAGCGACTCGGCCTCGCCGGCGAGGCGCTCCCCGAGGGCGAGCGCGAGAACACCTGGCGGAACCTCGTCACGCGCGAGCGAACGGGCGAGGTCGACATCGCGCTGGTCGGCAAGTACGACCTCGAGGACGCGTACATGTCGGTCCACGAGTCGCTGAAGCACGCCGGACTGGAGCGCGGCGTCGACGTGAACGTCCAGTGGGTCAACTCCGACGAGATGCTCGACCACCACGACGAGCGCCTCCGGGAGGCCGACGGCGTCGTCGTCCCCGGCGGCTTCGGCTCGCGGGGGACGGCCGGGAAGATCGAGGCCATCCGCTACGCCCGCGAGCACGACGTCCCGTTCCTGGGGCTCTGTCTCGGCTTCCAGATGGCCGTCGTCGAGCACGCGCGGAACGTGCTCGGGCTCGAGGACGCCCACTCGGCCGAACTCGACCCCAACACAGCGCACCCGGTCATCGACCTCCTCCCCGAGCAGGCCGACGAGGACGACATGGGCGGGACGATGCGTCTCGGCGCCCACGAGACGGAGATTCTGCCGGGCACGCTCGCCCACGAGGTGTACGGCGCGGATGTCTGCGTCGAACGCCACCGCCACCGCTACGAGGTGAACCCCGAGTACATCGACGACCTGGAGGCCGGCGACCTGGCGTTCTCCGGCCGGGCGGGCCGTCGGATGGAGATCCTCGAGCGCGCGGACCACCCGTACTTCCTCGGCACGCAGTTCCACCCCGAGTTCCGCTCGCGCCCGGACCGCGCCAGCCCGCCGTTCGTCGGCCTGCTCGACGCGGTCCTGGAGCGTACCGACCCGCGTGGAGGAGCGGACGAAGAGGGGGTGACCCTCTGA
- the guaA gene encoding glutamine-hydrolyzing GMP synthase: MVDADAFIEEATAEISDEVGDANAVIALSGGVDSSVAAALAYRALGDRLTPVYVDTGLMRKGETDAIRETFSFMDSLRVVEAQDRFLDALSGVTDPEEKRNVIGEGFIREFEREAKEADADYLVQGTIYPDRIESEGNIKSHHNVGGLPDVVDFEGIVEPVRDLYKDEVREVARALDLEEVVSERMPFPGPGLAVRVVGEVTREKVEVARAACHVVEEETEEHDPWQAFAAVLGKATGVKGDNRVHGWVVSVRSVESRDGMTARAQELPWKTLQRIQSRITGENENVARVVYDVTHKPPATIEYE; the protein is encoded by the coding sequence ATGGTGGACGCAGACGCCTTCATCGAGGAGGCCACAGCCGAGATCAGCGACGAGGTCGGCGACGCCAACGCCGTCATCGCGCTCTCGGGCGGCGTCGACTCCTCGGTCGCGGCGGCGCTCGCGTACCGCGCGCTCGGCGACCGACTCACACCGGTGTACGTCGACACGGGGCTGATGCGGAAGGGGGAGACGGACGCCATCCGCGAGACGTTCTCGTTCATGGACTCGCTGCGGGTCGTGGAGGCGCAGGACCGCTTCCTCGACGCGCTGTCGGGCGTGACCGACCCCGAGGAGAAGCGGAACGTCATCGGCGAGGGGTTCATTCGCGAGTTCGAGCGCGAGGCGAAGGAGGCCGACGCGGACTACCTCGTCCAGGGGACCATCTACCCCGACCGCATCGAGAGCGAGGGGAACATCAAGTCCCACCACAACGTCGGCGGCCTGCCCGACGTGGTCGACTTCGAGGGCATCGTCGAACCCGTCCGCGACCTGTACAAGGACGAGGTCCGCGAGGTCGCCCGGGCGCTCGACCTGGAGGAGGTCGTCTCCGAGCGCATGCCGTTCCCGGGCCCGGGCCTCGCGGTCCGCGTCGTCGGCGAGGTCACCCGCGAGAAGGTCGAGGTGGCCCGCGCGGCGTGCCACGTCGTCGAGGAGGAGACCGAGGAGCACGACCCCTGGCAGGCGTTCGCCGCCGTCCTCGGCAAGGCGACGGGCGTGAAGGGCGACAACCGCGTCCACGGCTGGGTCGTCAGCGTCCGGTCCGTGGAGTCGCGCGACGGGATGACCGCCCGCGCGCAGGAACTGCCGTGGAAGACGCTCCAGCGGATCCAGTCGCGGATCACCGGCGAGAACGAGAACGTGGCCCGCGTCGTGTACGACGTGACGCACAAGCCGCCCGCGACGATCGAGTACGAGTAG
- a CDS encoding DUF7126 family protein, with protein sequence MTSKTAIVAGPDEERLADALESHGFGVTRIEDVVSGETLREAGIDGAALFVLTDLEEATSIAVAKELNPDVRVVAYAHDSLPEFAKAQADLAVDPDLLAADVVAEELAA encoded by the coding sequence ATGACGAGTAAAACCGCCATCGTCGCCGGTCCCGACGAGGAGCGCCTCGCGGACGCCCTCGAGTCCCACGGGTTCGGCGTCACCCGCATCGAGGACGTCGTCTCCGGCGAGACCCTCCGCGAAGCGGGTATCGACGGCGCCGCGCTGTTCGTCCTCACGGACCTCGAGGAGGCGACGAGCATCGCCGTCGCGAAGGAACTGAACCCGGACGTCCGCGTGGTCGCGTACGCCCACGACTCGCTCCCGGAGTTCGCGAAGGCGCAGGCGGACCTCGCGGTCGACCCCGACCTCCTCGCCGCCGACGTGGTCGCCGAGGAACTCGCGGCGTAG
- a CDS encoding cupin domain-containing protein, whose protein sequence is MDRLADVLSELDPDDGAVESAEVVVTDDVLVKAFALGPGAELSPHEHADSTNVFHVVRGTVTVIRDGEEAAVDAPGVVLHERGDVHGARNDTDEVVAFTASLCPLPGGG, encoded by the coding sequence ATGGACCGACTCGCAGACGTCCTCTCAGAACTCGACCCCGACGACGGCGCGGTCGAGTCGGCGGAAGTGGTCGTGACCGACGACGTGCTCGTGAAGGCGTTCGCGCTCGGCCCCGGCGCCGAACTCTCGCCCCACGAACACGCGGACAGCACAAACGTCTTCCACGTCGTCCGCGGCACCGTCACGGTGATCCGCGACGGCGAGGAGGCGGCGGTCGACGCGCCGGGCGTCGTGCTCCACGAGCGCGGCGACGTCCACGGCGCGCGCAACGACACCGACGAGGTCGTCGCGTTCACCGCGAGCCTCTGCCCGCTTCCCGGCGGAGGGTAG
- a CDS encoding 30S ribosomal protein S8e, producing the protein MKDQSGRQKRKRTGGRRRTFRNKKRHQLGREPAETTVGEPRFQVVASRGTGQKVRALSTNVAQVTEGGDTTEAEIEDVVENPANVNYVRRNIITKGAVIETSAGTARVTSRPGQTGQVNAVVVDE; encoded by the coding sequence ATGAAAGATCAGAGCGGACGTCAGAAGCGAAAGCGTACCGGCGGTCGACGCCGCACGTTTCGGAACAAGAAGCGACACCAGCTCGGCCGCGAGCCGGCCGAGACGACCGTCGGCGAGCCCCGGTTCCAGGTCGTCGCCTCCCGCGGTACGGGCCAGAAGGTCCGCGCGCTCTCCACGAACGTCGCGCAGGTCACCGAAGGCGGCGACACGACCGAGGCCGAGATCGAGGACGTCGTCGAGAACCCCGCGAACGTGAACTACGTCCGCCGGAACATCATCACGAAGGGCGCCGTCATCGAGACGAGCGCCGGCACCGCGCGCGTCACCTCCCGTCCGGGTCAGACCGGCCAGGTGAACGCCGTCGTCGTCGACGAGTAA
- the radB gene encoding DNA repair and recombination protein RadB yields MSDPLTTGSDALDDLLGGGLERGVVTQLYGPPAAGKTNVALTAAAEAAAAGDTVLYIDTEDLSMERFRQIAEARSEEPVEEVASRLIVTEALSFEEQAEAIRDVEGFAEEADLIVLDSATGFYRLERGEDQQGGDSLRTVAKQITHLLSLARKRDLAVLITNQVFTDPDADRVRPLGGNTLEHWTGVVVRLDRYRGGNRRATLEKHRSQPAGGTARFRITGSGIEDGDEP; encoded by the coding sequence GTGTCCGACCCGCTCACCACCGGCTCCGACGCCCTCGACGACCTCCTCGGCGGCGGCCTCGAGCGCGGCGTCGTCACGCAGTTGTACGGCCCGCCGGCGGCCGGGAAGACGAACGTCGCGCTGACCGCCGCGGCCGAGGCGGCCGCCGCCGGCGACACGGTGCTCTACATCGACACCGAGGACCTGTCGATGGAGCGCTTCCGGCAGATCGCCGAGGCGCGTTCCGAGGAACCGGTCGAGGAGGTCGCCTCGCGACTCATCGTCACCGAGGCGCTGTCCTTCGAGGAGCAGGCGGAGGCGATCCGGGACGTCGAGGGGTTCGCCGAGGAGGCGGACCTCATCGTCCTCGACTCGGCGACGGGGTTCTACCGGCTGGAGCGAGGCGAGGACCAGCAGGGCGGCGACTCGCTCCGGACGGTCGCCAAGCAGATCACCCACCTCCTCTCGCTGGCCCGCAAGCGCGACCTCGCCGTCCTCATCACGAACCAGGTGTTCACCGACCCCGACGCCGACCGGGTCCGGCCGCTCGGGGGGAACACGCTCGAGCACTGGACGGGCGTCGTCGTCCGCCTCGATCGCTACCGCGGGGGGAACCGCCGCGCGACCCTGGAAAAGCACCGCTCCCAGCCCGCAGGGGGGACCGCGCGGTTCCGCATCACCGGATCGGGGATCGAGGACGGCGACGAACCCTGA
- a CDS encoding FmdB family zinc ribbon protein, with amino-acid sequence MTDEYECPTCGERFTRAEAIRSETTGGLDPRAWQTLNCPACGNRVRTVFVGDE; translated from the coding sequence ATGACCGACGAGTACGAGTGTCCGACCTGCGGCGAGCGGTTCACACGGGCGGAGGCGATCCGCTCGGAGACGACGGGCGGACTCGACCCACGGGCGTGGCAGACGCTGAACTGCCCGGCCTGTGGCAACCGGGTGAGGACGGTGTTCGTCGGCGACGAGTAG
- the larC gene encoding nickel pincer cofactor biosynthesis protein LarC: protein MRTLAFDGRMGAAGDMLLGALVAAGADPAVLDPVEEVLPVTYEFDTVDKRGIAATRARVVHDEARTEGGDDGEDGRGGHDHSHDHHHGHDHADSHDPHDDGHSHADGHGHSHDHEDSHTHGHEHDHGAEGHGPQRTYAEVVEFVEDAGLPAGVESDALAVFEVLGEAESSVHGQPLGDTHFHEVGADDAIADVVGCCLLFADLAPDRVVTTPLATGDGEIEFSHGVYPVPVPAVVEIAERAGWSLRGGPVDAELLTPTGAAILAHFAEGVKRLPSLRVEQSGYGAGGYDFPDRPNVLRAIVGETRTDGGEAVTPGETAAESGLVRDDVAVLETNLDDATPEVLGGLYEALGEAGARDVSILPATMKKSRPGHLVKVICKPEDAGAVARRLAEETGTLGVREGGARHRWIAERAFETAELEIDGEAYEVTVKVASDADGTAYDVSAEYDDAAAVARETGLPTREVLRRAEAAVRED from the coding sequence ATGCGAACGCTCGCCTTCGACGGTCGGATGGGCGCCGCCGGCGACATGCTGCTCGGCGCGCTCGTCGCGGCCGGCGCCGACCCCGCCGTCCTCGATCCCGTCGAGGAGGTCCTGCCCGTCACCTACGAGTTCGACACCGTCGACAAGCGTGGCATCGCCGCGACCCGTGCCCGGGTCGTCCACGACGAGGCTCGGACCGAGGGAGGGGACGACGGTGAGGACGGTCGTGGCGGTCACGACCACTCACACGACCATCATCACGGCCACGATCACGCCGACTCCCACGATCCTCACGACGACGGCCATTCACACGCCGACGGACACGGCCACTCACACGACCACGAAGACAGTCACACTCACGGTCACGAACACGACCACGGTGCGGAGGGCCACGGCCCGCAACGAACCTACGCCGAGGTGGTCGAATTCGTCGAGGACGCGGGGCTCCCGGCGGGCGTCGAATCGGACGCGCTCGCCGTCTTCGAGGTCCTCGGCGAGGCGGAGTCGTCCGTCCACGGTCAGCCCCTCGGGGACACGCACTTCCACGAAGTCGGCGCCGACGACGCCATCGCCGATGTGGTCGGGTGCTGTCTCCTGTTCGCCGACCTCGCGCCCGATCGCGTCGTGACGACGCCGCTCGCGACCGGCGACGGCGAGATCGAGTTCAGCCACGGCGTCTACCCGGTCCCTGTCCCGGCGGTCGTCGAGATCGCGGAGCGCGCCGGCTGGTCGCTCCGCGGCGGCCCGGTCGACGCCGAACTGCTGACGCCCACCGGCGCGGCGATCCTCGCACACTTCGCCGAGGGCGTGAAGCGACTACCGTCGCTCCGCGTCGAGCAGTCCGGCTACGGCGCGGGCGGCTACGACTTCCCGGACCGCCCGAACGTCCTCCGGGCGATCGTCGGCGAGACGCGGACGGACGGCGGCGAGGCGGTCACCCCCGGGGAGACGGCGGCCGAATCGGGGCTCGTCCGCGACGACGTCGCCGTGCTGGAGACGAACCTCGACGACGCGACGCCGGAGGTGCTCGGCGGCCTCTACGAGGCGCTGGGGGAGGCCGGTGCCCGCGACGTCTCGATCCTGCCCGCGACGATGAAGAAGTCGCGACCGGGCCACCTGGTGAAGGTGATCTGCAAGCCCGAGGACGCCGGGGCCGTCGCGCGCCGACTCGCGGAGGAGACCGGCACGCTCGGCGTGCGGGAGGGCGGCGCGCGCCACCGCTGGATCGCCGAGCGCGCGTTCGAGACTGCCGAACTCGAGATCGACGGGGAGGCGTACGAGGTCACCGTGAAGGTCGCGTCGGATGCGGACGGCACGGCGTACGACGTGAGCGCGGAGTACGACGACGCCGCGGCGGTCGCCCGCGAGACTGGCCTGCCGACCCGCGAGGTGCTCCGCCGCGCGGAGGCGGCCGTGCGGGAGGACTGA
- a CDS encoding CDC48 family AAA ATPase, with product MNEVQLEVAKAYPNDSGRGIARLDPDTLLHLKLSPGDIIEIEGAETTAAKVWRADRQDWNTDTVRIDGFTRQNADVGIGERVTIRKAEAQKAESLTLAPPEEASVQFGSDAAGMVKRQILKRPVVERDIVPVMSSTNHPFMRSPGQAIPLIAVDTEPDNVVLITEDTEVELREEPISGFEKTGGGITYEDIGGLQGEIQRVREMVELPMKHPQIFQKLGIEPPQGVLLHGPPGTGKTLLAKAVANETSASFFSIAGPEIISKYYGESEQQLREIFEDAKDESPSIIFIDELDSIAPKREDVTGEVERRVVAQLLTMMDGLETRGQVIVIAATNRVDSVDPALRRPGRFDREIEIGVPDESGRKEVLQIHTRGMPLSDDVNLDRLADETHGFVGADIESLTKEAAMKALRRYLPEIDLDEEDIPPSLIDRMIVKRSDFHGALADVEPSAMREVLVELPKITWDDVGGLEDPKQRVKEAVEWPLSDPEKFQRMGVEAPKGVLLYGPPGTGKTLMAKAVANETNANFISVRGPQLLSKWVGESEKAIRQTFRKARQVSPTIIFFDELDSLAPSRGQEMGNNVSERVVNQLLTELDGLEEMGDVMVIGATNRPDMIDPALIRSGRFDRLVMIAQPDEEGREQILKIHTDDTPLAADVSLRELAEITDGYVGSDLESIAREAAIEALREEDDAEEVGMRHFRQAMENVRPTISEDIMSYYEGIEEQFKGGGTDSLRRDKGGRIGFQ from the coding sequence ATGAACGAAGTTCAACTCGAAGTCGCGAAGGCGTACCCGAACGACTCGGGGCGCGGTATCGCGCGTCTCGACCCCGACACCCTACTCCACCTGAAGCTCTCCCCCGGCGACATCATCGAGATCGAGGGCGCCGAGACCACGGCGGCGAAGGTGTGGCGCGCCGACCGGCAGGACTGGAACACCGACACCGTCCGCATCGACGGGTTCACGCGCCAGAACGCCGACGTCGGTATCGGTGAGCGCGTCACGATCCGCAAAGCGGAGGCACAGAAGGCCGAGAGCCTCACGCTCGCGCCGCCGGAGGAGGCGTCCGTCCAGTTCGGCTCGGACGCCGCCGGCATGGTGAAGCGGCAGATCCTCAAGCGTCCGGTCGTCGAGCGCGACATCGTGCCGGTCATGTCGAGCACGAACCACCCGTTCATGCGCTCGCCGGGCCAGGCAATCCCGCTCATCGCGGTCGACACCGAACCCGACAACGTCGTCCTCATCACCGAGGACACCGAGGTGGAGCTCCGCGAGGAGCCCATCTCCGGGTTCGAGAAGACCGGCGGCGGCATCACCTACGAGGACATCGGCGGCCTCCAGGGCGAGATCCAGCGGGTCCGGGAGATGGTCGAACTCCCGATGAAGCACCCGCAGATCTTCCAGAAGCTCGGCATCGAGCCGCCACAGGGCGTGCTCCTCCACGGCCCGCCGGGCACCGGGAAGACGCTGCTCGCGAAGGCCGTCGCCAACGAGACCAGCGCCTCGTTCTTCTCCATCGCGGGGCCCGAGATCATCTCGAAGTACTACGGCGAGTCCGAACAGCAGCTCCGGGAGATCTTCGAGGACGCGAAGGACGAGTCGCCCTCCATCATCTTCATCGACGAACTCGACTCCATCGCGCCCAAACGCGAGGACGTGACCGGCGAGGTCGAGCGCCGCGTCGTCGCCCAGCTGCTGACGATGATGGACGGGCTCGAGACCCGCGGCCAGGTCATCGTCATCGCCGCGACCAACCGCGTCGACTCCGTCGACCCGGCGCTCCGCCGTCCCGGCCGCTTCGACCGCGAGATCGAGATCGGCGTCCCGGACGAGTCCGGCCGCAAGGAGGTGCTGCAGATCCACACCCGGGGGATGCCGCTCTCGGACGACGTGAACCTCGACCGCCTGGCCGACGAGACCCACGGCTTCGTCGGCGCCGACATCGAGAGCCTGACGAAGGAGGCCGCGATGAAGGCGCTCCGCCGGTACCTCCCCGAGATCGACCTCGACGAGGAGGACATCCCGCCGAGCCTCATCGACCGCATGATCGTCAAGCGGAGCGACTTCCACGGCGCGCTCGCGGACGTCGAGCCGTCGGCGATGCGGGAGGTGCTCGTCGAGCTTCCGAAGATCACCTGGGACGACGTCGGCGGGCTCGAGGACCCCAAGCAGCGGGTCAAGGAGGCCGTCGAGTGGCCGCTGTCCGACCCGGAGAAGTTCCAGCGCATGGGCGTCGAGGCGCCGAAGGGCGTCCTCCTGTACGGCCCGCCCGGCACGGGCAAGACGCTGATGGCGAAGGCCGTCGCCAACGAGACGAACGCGAACTTCATCTCCGTGCGCGGCCCGCAGCTGCTCTCGAAGTGGGTCGGTGAGTCCGAGAAGGCCATCCGGCAGACGTTCCGGAAGGCCCGCCAGGTGTCGCCGACGATCATCTTCTTCGACGAGCTCGACAGCCTCGCGCCGAGCCGCGGACAGGAGATGGGCAACAACGTCTCCGAGCGCGTCGTGAACCAGCTGCTCACCGAACTCGACGGGCTCGAGGAGATGGGCGACGTGATGGTCATCGGCGCGACGAACCGGCCGGACATGATCGACCCGGCGCTGATCCGTTCGGGCCGGTTCGACCGGCTCGTGATGATCGCACAGCCGGACGAGGAGGGGCGCGAGCAGATCCTCAAGATCCACACGGACGACACGCCCCTGGCCGCCGACGTGAGCCTCCGCGAACTCGCGGAGATCACAGACGGCTACGTCGGCTCGGACCTGGAGTCCATCGCGCGCGAGGCCGCCATCGAGGCGCTTCGCGAGGAGGACGACGCCGAGGAGGTCGGCATGCGCCACTTCCGCCAGGCGATGGAGAACGTCCGGCCGACGATCTCCGAGGACATCATGAGCTACTACGAGGGCATCGAGGAGCAGTTCAAGGGCGGCGGCACCGACTCGCTTCGCAGGGACAAGGGCGGTCGGATCGGGTTCCAATAG
- a CDS encoding double zinc ribbon domain-containing protein gives MSRPSRTKSGFHGFLKALVAVIIIFSSAAFGFLFLGPLGAMLGGLFGVYVATADQRRTRTEELEPDQVSCQECEADNVRSANYCQNCGVELETAEPENPARKKSNGEVYYCDKCGNTVPEESESCPDCGRELS, from the coding sequence ATGTCCAGGCCCTCCCGGACGAAGAGCGGTTTCCACGGCTTTCTGAAGGCGCTCGTAGCAGTCATCATCATTTTCTCATCCGCCGCGTTCGGGTTCCTCTTCCTCGGACCCCTCGGGGCGATGCTCGGCGGACTATTCGGGGTGTACGTTGCTACAGCCGACCAGAGACGGACGCGAACGGAGGAGTTGGAACCCGACCAGGTGTCGTGCCAGGAGTGCGAAGCGGACAACGTCCGGTCGGCGAACTACTGTCAGAACTGCGGCGTCGAACTGGAGACGGCCGAGCCCGAGAACCCCGCACGGAAGAAGTCGAACGGCGAGGTGTACTACTGCGACAAATGTGGGAACACGGTCCCCGAGGAGTCGGAGTCGTGTCCGGACTGCGGGCGGGAGCTCTCGTGA
- the phoU gene encoding phosphate signaling complex protein PhoU — MPRKQYQERLAELREDVLYMSELVAERLRMGMDALEQKDEELARTVIEKDSEVNQIYLELEQDCVDLLALQQPVAGDLRFIAASFKIITDLERIGDLATNLGGYTLDAEHDVFPDVDVQRLGDMTLDMLENAMNAYADEDTDACYAVAESDDDLDAMCETASSAVVRDLIQREGVDTEEDVEEIMADVSRLLLTIRDLERVGDHAVNIAARTLYMLENDDELIY; from the coding sequence ATGCCCAGGAAACAGTACCAGGAACGCCTCGCGGAGCTCCGTGAGGACGTGCTCTACATGAGCGAACTGGTCGCAGAGCGCCTCCGCATGGGGATGGACGCGCTCGAGCAGAAGGACGAGGAGCTCGCGCGGACCGTCATCGAGAAGGACTCCGAGGTGAACCAGATCTACCTCGAACTCGAGCAGGACTGCGTCGACCTGCTGGCGCTCCAGCAGCCAGTCGCGGGGGACCTCCGGTTCATCGCCGCCTCGTTCAAGATCATCACCGACCTCGAACGGATCGGCGACCTCGCGACCAACCTCGGCGGGTACACGCTCGACGCCGAGCACGACGTGTTCCCCGACGTGGACGTCCAGCGCCTCGGCGATATGACCCTCGACATGCTCGAGAACGCGATGAACGCGTACGCCGACGAGGACACCGACGCCTGCTACGCGGTGGCCGAGTCGGACGACGACCTCGACGCGATGTGCGAGACGGCGAGTTCCGCGGTCGTCCGCGACCTCATCCAGCGCGAGGGCGTCGACACCGAGGAGGACGTCGAGGAGATCATGGCCGACGTCTCGCGCCTCCTGCTCACCATCCGGGACCTGGAGCGCGTCGGCGACCACGCGGTCAACATTGCCGCGCGGACGCTGTACATGCTGGAGAACGACGACGAGCTCATCTACTGA